Part of the Henckelia pumila isolate YLH828 chromosome 2, ASM3356847v2, whole genome shotgun sequence genome is shown below.
TTTTCACAAAAAGGACATGCAAGGAATGTCTGGCCACCGCAGTGGGTTGATGTTAACATGTAAAATTGAGGAAATAAATTGTGTTCTGAAGTAAGAATGTAAGATACAATTTTTTTGATAAATCTTCATGACCACAACAAAGTCCCATAAGGTTTTATACATGCTAACGTGCTGTGCCCTTGCTCAAATTAGTACGTCAAAATTTTATGATCGACAACTACTGCCAATATGAGTTAAAAAAGGTTCCTATTCAAATGAAAGTTCAAAGCTTGGTGAATGTTTAAGAAGAGTCCATCCAACTATCTAATATCaaagacttcactgatacttcatataaaattttcctTGTATCTCTGATTCTTGTCAACCCTAACTGGTGTGCAGTCAAACCCAGTACTTGAAGCATTTGGAAATGCGAAAACTGTGAGAAATAACAATTCAAGGTGAGTCGTTGCCCTAGTCCTGCTATGATTTAGTTCATAGAAGTTTGCACTTTACATGCTTTATTTGCTGTTCTGCAGCCGATTTGGAAAGTTTGTTGAAATTCAATTTGATAAGAATCGAAGAATATCAGGGGCAGCCATAAGAACATATCTTCTAGAAAGATCTCGTGTCTGCCAAGTTTCAGACCCTGAACGCAATTATCACTGTTTTTACCTATTATGTGCAGCACCACAGGAGGTAGTCTACTTCCAATGTTGCATTATGTATCTTATTCAGATTATTCGGCAAATCTATAGTGACCCGTAGTTATGATATATTATACTTCTTCCCAGGAAATCGAGAAGTATAAGCTGGAACATCCAAAGACGTTTCACTATCTTAATCAATCTAATTGCTATGAACTAGTTGGTGTAAGTGATGCCCGTGAATATTTGGCGACTAGAAGGGCCATGGATGTAGTTGGAATAAGTCAAAAAGAGCAGGTACATTCAATACACTTGAACCTTCATGTGGTGCCATCACATTCTTTTTCGATACACTTGCAGCTTCATGTGTCATCGtatcctctctctctctctctgctttctctctctctcttctcCCTCTCTCTCTTTTTAAGATACTTATATTATCTTAATCTCCAGGATGCAATTTTCAGAGTAGTGGCAGCAATTCTCCATCTCGGCAATGTTGAATTTGCTAAGGGGAAAGAGATTGATTCATCAGTTCTCAAGGATGACAAGTCCAAATTTCATCTTCAGACTACAGCAGAGCTTCTCATGTACGACTGCACTCATATTTGTAATTCTCCTTAGcagcttattattattattatttttttgaatttatttttaatcaggTGTGATCTTAAAGCCCTGGAAGATGCATTACTGAAGCGAGTGATGGTCACTCCAGAAGAAGTTATTAAGAGAAGTCTTGATCCTGATGGGGCAACCGTTAGTAGGGATGGATTAGCCAAAACTATATATTCTCGTTTATTTGACTGGTATGGTATTATTGTGTCATTGCATTAGCTTTCACTTTCAGGTTGAATAAATGGTTACTATGTGTTTGCTGGTTCAGTAATTCATTATGGGAGGTTCCAAAACTTGCAGGTTGGTGGACAAAATAAATGTATCTATTGGGCAAGATAAAGATTCAAAATGTCTTATTGGTGTTCTTGATATATATGGTTTTGAAAGTTTTAAAACTAATAGGTAACTGTTGGTTCATTACCATAAACataaaactcattttcaatctttTTCAAGGAATTCTGACTGACATAAATTTATACGTCTAGTTTTGAACAGTTTTGCATTAATTTTACCAATGAAAAGCTGCAACAACATTTCAACCAGGTAAGCAATTGATATATTTAGCTGTGGACTATAAACTGATGCCACCACAAAACTTACACTCGACAAATTCTTCTTTCAGCACGTTTTCAAAATGGAACAGGAGGAGTATAcaaaagaagagattgactggAGTTACATAGAATTTGTCGATAACCAAGATGTCCTAGATCTTATTGAAAAGGTTGATTTACGCAATATTTAAACTGCTATGCTTTGGACTACATTTAGTTGTTGGTTATGTCGCTAAGAAGCTGGCAACTTTGCAAAATATTTGGCGGAAGAGGTGGAAATTctaacaaaatcaaaatttatagGTCCATGTCAAGTTTATTCTGAAATAAAGAATCTTTATACAGATTCCTGTTGAAAAGCAATTTGACCATGTCATGTCTCATTTACCTGAAGTATGCATGAATGACATTTCTTATATGTATTGCAATTTTTTCAATTTACTAGTATAGTTCATTCTCATATATATGTagatataatttatttagattCTTTGTTGAAGGCACAATCATTCTTCTCACCTTAATTTTGCTCTAGAAACTGGTACAGTGGTACTTTCACAATAAATCTTTGAGATATTTCTTATCTAATTGCAAATTTGGATTAATTGTGCTCTTGAAGGTTGAATTACAACCGATATGCTATTTATAAAGCACTGAATGCtgatgcaaattttttttttgttccgaTGCTTTTGTTTGGCCATGGCAGAAACCTGGAGGGATCATTGCACTTCTAGATGAAGCCTGgtatgtttttattatttttcttgtaAGAAATTACAAAGGACTAACCTCTGTAAGATCTCTGCTATtaacttgattttttttctctgtTCCTAGTATGTTTCCGAAGTCAACGCACGAAACATTTTCGCAAAAGCTTTATCAGACGTTTAAATCCCACAAACGTTTTATCAAACCAAAATTGTCCCGCACAGATTTCACAATTGCTCATTATGCTGGGGAGGTGATCtgtattaaattttgttttgtccAATTATGTGTCTATAGTATGGGTTACAAACCTTCATCTAATCTAAGTTTTTTGTTCTTTTGTACTCATCCAGGTTCTATACCAATCTGATCAGTTTTTAGATAAAAACAAAGATTATGTTGTTCCTGAACACCAAGATTTGTTGAGTACGTCCAAATGCTCATTCGTAGCAGGGCTATTTCCTCCACTGCTTGAAGAGACAACTAAATCCTCAAATAAGTCTTCTAAGTTTTCATCTATCGGTTCACGTTTTAAGGTACTTTCTACGTACTTTTCCGACATATAATTTCTATGACAAAGTTTGTCGATGTTTCCAACGATTGAGCTTCTGAGCTTGGTAAAGAATGCAGAAACTCatggtttaattaattcatacagGTCCAACTCCAACAATTGATGGAGACACTAAATTCTACAGAACCTCATTACATTAGATGTGTGAAGCCTAATAATCTTCTCAAGCCTGCTATATTTGAGAATGTCAATATCATGCAGCAACTACGATGTGGTGTGAGTGCAGATGACTTGTAGCTGTAGAAATCTATTGCTCTTAGTTACATGTCAACCGCACACTCAACTTattgctattttttttttcctattgTCAGGGTGTATTAGAGGCAATTAGGATCAGCTGTGCTGGTTACCCCACGCGTAAGACATTTTATGAATTTGTTAATCGATTTGCTCTTCTTGCTCCTGAGGTTTTGGAAGGAAAGTAAGTGCTATTTATTGTCGAGATTGTGACATATGAATTAACGATTTTATGAAATGGGTCTTTTAATCATTTGCTTGTGTGTGTTATCAGTAACGATGAAAAGGTAGTATGCAAAAAGATCTTGGAGAAAATGGGCCTCACTGGGGCTCAGGTAATGTGAACATACTTTTTTTTGCTCATTACGAGAAGGAATATCATTAACTTGATCTAGCTTAGGCTCTTGTAGCTTGATCTATTAAAGCTTTTCCGCTGAGAATTGAAGTTTTCTGAGCATTTTGGCAGTGTAGGTTTTGGTGAAAATACGTACGAGCTTCAACCTGAGCCCAACTTTCTTAAATTCAGCTTTTTCAGTGTTTCTAAATGATTGTCAAAATCGACTGACCAAATTAAAATCATCCAAAAGCAATTAAAAACAATCGGAAGTTTTGAATATAATCTGAAAGATGCAAAACAAATCATGTGCATATTTATAACTTCACTTTAATGTTTGAAATGCCTCGGGCTTGTGAGATTTGCTTATGCTAGATATCTGCATTACATTTCGTTCAAGTTTTTTGCTGTATTGTTTTTGCTCAACTGTTGTTTTATGTATTTCAGATAGGAAAAACAAAAGTGTTCCTGAGAGCTGGTCAAATGGCTGATTTAGATGCCCACAGAGCACTGAAACTTAGTAATTCAGCAAAAACGATACAAAGAAAAACTAGAACTCATATTGCTAGGAAGCACTTTGTTGTTCTGCGGGAAGCATCAATCTGTATGCAGTCCATATGCAGAGGTTTGCTGAATTAAAATTTTTCTTGTCAAATTTAACGATGTATCTAGGTCAGCTGTTACATATTGGAGTCCTTCGTTGGCTTGAAGCGAAACATTCTAAACTTTCCACACGTGTGCACCTTATTGTCCTTATGCGCAAGCAATTGAGTTTATGTCTGATTCCGCCTCTCGCATTTCATCAGCATTCACCCTTTCTTCATCTCAGGAAGGCTTGCCTGCCGAttgtttaaaaatttgaaaagggAGGCAGCTTCTCTTAAAATTCAGACGAATCTGAGAGGATACCTGGCCCGAAAGAGCCACACAAAACTCAAATACTCGGTTGTTGTGCTGCAGACTGGGATGCGCATGATGACTGCCCGCAATGAATTTAGATATAGGAGACAAACAAAAGCAGCAATCGCTATACAGGTGAATAAGTAGTTCTCTAGAAAATAAATTTCCGGTTTATTGATAGTGTATCCTTACCAGAAAAGATCCTTTTCAGGCACACTGGCGTGGTCATAGAGCCTTTTCATATTACAAGAGACTTATAAGGGCATCAATTGTGACCCAGTGTAGATGGAGAGGAAGGGTTGCTAGGAAAGAGCTTCGGAAACTAAAAATGGTAGGGTATCGTGTTAAATAATCTAGTGCATTTGTTCCACGAGCATAGAGGATAGTGCTGGGTGACAAATGCATTTTTAATCTATTATAACTTCTGgtatcttttaaattttgctatAAGTATCAAATATCTGCAGGCATCAAGAGAAACAGGCGCACTTAAAGAAGCAAAGGATAAGCTTGAAAAATATGTGGAAGACCTAAAATTACGTTTACAGCTGGAAAAGCGTTTGCGGGTGAATATATTTTACTTTTCTATTTTATTCCTGAAATCAACTTGGATTTAATCTTTATCTCTACATATACATCACACGAACACATTCATATATAAACTCATATCTGCATACATTCACACACATTAGTATAGACATAAATATATGCTCCCGCAGATATTAACTACATTGTTATGCTTGCATTAGGAATAATGAGTGAACATGTGCATAACCGAATTGCTCACATGTTCATGTACATACCAACATAAACAGATAGATGGGTGATTATACACTGAGAAAGACATCAGCTAAATGTTTGTGTTTACAGTGTAGTATCACACATAAAATGATACAAGTGTACTggattttttttcattattaaTTGTTGGAAGATGTAATGTTTGGTTGTCATATGGTTTAATATGCTGGGTCTCACCAAAACTTGATTGTTTAGACTGACTTAGAGGAGGCAAAGAGTCAGGAGATAACAAAGTTGCAGCAGTCCTTAGAAGATACACAAAGCAAATTGAATGAAACCAGTGCACTTCTTCTCAAAGAACGTGAAACTGCTCAGAGAGCTATTGAAGAAGCCTCCTCAATTGTGAAAGAAACCCCGGTTCCAGTTGAGGATACAGCAAAGATTGAGGCTCTAACTGCAGAAATGGAGCAATTAAAGGTAACGTTGTTGAATGTGATGCTTCTCCCTCTATACTTGTATGTATCCCAATATCAACACTCAACGTTCTCATCTAATTCACAGGAGTCATTGAAATCTGAAAGACAACGAGCTGATGAATCTGAAAGAAAATGTGCGGAAGCCCAGGAATCAAGTGAGgggaagactcagaagttggaaGAAACTGAAAAGAGAGTTCATCAACTTCAGGAATCTTTGAACAGGTAGTGTAATTCTTGTTACTTATCCtcttttaatatattttcattaAAAAGTCCAAAATTTCATTGGCATATGAAATTATTTCCTCATGTGCAGTTTATCTTTTAGATTTCTTAAATCGACGATTTCTTTGATTTAATACCTAGATGTAAACTTGGTTACACAATCACGTTTAgaaattgaatgatattttcaaATATCAAAGAATGGTGAATGAAATTCTGATATTATGAGTACCTGATATGATTGTTGATGAGTTGGCTAATGTGAGCTTTGCTAgttggattgatttgattaagtttcatcacacaaTTATCTGAATGTTAACAGGTTGAAGCCACCAGTAGTTTTATTTCAATTGTATGTAATCTGTGCTCACTCATCTTTCTGCAAATTATTTTGTGGGAATTGGAAACATGCATGCCTAGTGGAAGCTTTGTGTTCAATCAGGAGTCTGTAGACCAAGAGATTCTCTGAATTGAACTAATTATATCTATAAGTTTGTATGGGATCTTTATCCAATGATTGAGGTCTATAAAACTTTATTACTCagagtgaaaatgaaaaagaatgatGAGATTGCTTGACAGCACACCTTGACCTTCATGTTGATACTTACGATTGGTTGCAGGAGTTACATCAACGGCTATTAAGATTAGAAAGGTCATTTGTTTTATTTGACTAATGCTAGATATGATCTAGTGTGCCTCAGGATGATATACAGCATGTCAGGCCAGTTTTCAGAGCTCAAAATGATTTTATGTGCGTCATCCAACTTCAGTTCAACCTCAGGATTTGTTGCTAGAGACGATCTGGATGATGATACGTCCACTTCCTCTGATACCACATCTACCGATTCAGATTTCACCTTCCCAGCCCCTgattcaactcaagaaaactttTCTTCCTTCGATCCCGGTGCTTTCCAGCTCATAGTTCAGGATCTTTCAGCAGCTGAAATCTCAGGTCAGTCTAGTTTCCTTAGAGTTCCTAGGTCTAGAACAAAACATACCCTGATAGCAAGTTAGGGCTTGATCCAACTTTTTTTTGGGTCTTGGTATACAACCTAATAAAACTCATAATATCCCACAGTTCTTGCTATGAAGATTTAAAATCTTTCCTGCAAACCATTCGTTCATTTGTAGTTTCCTCTTCCCATTATTCTAAAAACAATTCCATACCCAACTTAATTCACTTTTTGTTTAAGCAAGGTTGCGATAAGAAAATTCGTTATACATTTCTTTTCTGTTGATGGTTGCATTGTGCAGGAACCGAAAACTGGGAAAGTGATCGGGAGGGGGCATTCGATGACTTTTTCTGATGGAAGTTCTCTATCACTTTGTTGTATCTAATCTCTGTCCTAGTTAGAAATTAGTTTGTCTAGATGTTAATTTTGGTGTCTTAGCACATACCTCAGTTTAACACAAAATTACACTTGGTTGTTGTACAAAAGATTTACACAAGAAATTTAACATTAGGACATTTATACTTCTGTCTGCATACAACCTGTTAATATTATAAAGTATGCCTTATTTTGACTTCATTCAGTTTTCAGGTCTAATTTACCTATTATATTGGTGGCTAGTTGGAACATTATTCTTGTAGATTTAGAGATGCCAAACCTGTTTCTCAGATGATTCAGAAAGTTTAGATGGGTGAATAATGTGATCCATAATTAACTTGACTGAAGTCCAAAAGATTGAATCAATCTGGTTTGGGGTTCAGTGTGATAATGTTTTTTTGAGTCCCCTAATCTTTGAAAGCTTATTCAACAAGGGATCTCCGTCTTGTTCTTGATATATTGGGTCTTTAGTGTATTATCACATGCTACTCCTGGAAACAACCTATGTGAATAATTAAAATTTGGTATCCGATGTACAATGGGTATGctttaaaattaaatgaaatttgATTCTTGCACCATGTCTACGTATTTACATTTTTGGGGAACAAGAATATATTGGGTCCATCACAGTTTGTGGTTATGTTTGTAGTCTGGAATTTGTTAGTGTTTTTAGTCTTTGATCACTCTATGGTCCTTAGAGCCATTTTCTCTCGTTTTATCCAGTGGTGTGAATTTGTTGTTTTGAGGTCCCTTATGATAGTTGGTCCACTTTCGATTTAAACTCCTTGGAAGAAAAGACATAAGCCCCCCTCCCACATCAGTACCAGTGGATGGTTTGCTTaagcatcatcatcatctccatctcaTTCTTTAGTCAGCTTCTCATCCTCCATCTCATTGACCTCTggtaagatttcaaattttccCACTCTGGCTATTTTTCCTAACAGGCATGTCTTTCATCTGATAATACTTTCCTGTCTTTCTATCATCATTCTTACTTCCATTCCTTCTATAGGCCATCATATCGTTGTTTCAGCCACGAGCTTGAGAATACTAAGGAGCAGTATGCATACTTAGTAATAATTTCCTAGAtaacttttaataattttctgcTATTCATCAACCAGATACCTGTTTTGGGGCTAATTAAGGTTGCGGTCTCTCCCACGTTTTACAGGGACAGCTCTTCTCGAGCCATATTGGTATGGTATAGATGAAAGATTGCCTGTTATCTCTTTTCTCCTATATTATTGAGTAGAACGCCAAATCATTAGGATTAATCTCCAGCAGTAGCAACATCCATTCGATAACTTTTGCGTCCTTAACTCTGCAAAAGCATAATCAATTTTGTGTTTTATACCTCCATTCTGTTCCAAGTTGGAATGCATAGAAGTACTTGAGTAATATTCTAATGTACCCTCATAATTGTCTAGAAATTTTATGTTGGATTCTTGAAGCTTCGCTGACTATCTTAGAGTTGAATTCAGCCAAATTTATTTGAACGCTGCAGCAGTCATCTGGTGGAAGCCCAGTTTAGGGACCGACCTTACTAGAAGAACTTAATGAATGTCGAATCCTAAGTTTGTCATAGTTAATATTATAATTGGCCACTTGATCTCATTTTTCCATAGTTGTAAAGAAAGAGTTAGTCCAAAATTTTCAGTTTTGTACAGCTAAGTCACATTTGGAGCAGCTGATGCTGCTTTAGTGCTGAACAACAGTAGCAACACGCCGTTGCTTTGGAGGTTTTTACTCATTGACTCAATTTCTTCGTagatttatcttattattatttaagCAGCTTTCTAGCCAGTGCGGACAGCCAATCATTCCTATAATAGTTTTCATCTAAAAACAAAACTTGTACCTTAATTGCATGTTTGATTGTGAAATAGTTGTTAAAGCCCTACACACTAGAACAATCCAAGGAGCTTAGTTGGTTACTCATCTTCACTTACAATCTATTGATCGTTTTACTCACTCATCCTTCCAATGCTGAGGACAAATGCTGCTATGCCTTTGTGTTTATACAAAGTCCGAACGAGAAGAGGGAATAAACGATCTGTAATTTTCTTTCTAAAGTATCGTATCCAGGTATTGAAATCACTTGTGCCCAGTTCATGGGCATATGGGCTTCATTCACCTTTCCACCAGGACTTGTCCTGGATTAGTAATATATCTGCATATTAATCACTGTCTAACTGAAGTTGCTTTTGGTGCTTGAAAGCTTGCATTTTTCAGTTCTAAAGCTGCACTTATTTATGTTCATTTCTGAACTACCTTGAACTAAATGTTTCTATATATTTGTGATGGTCAAATCTCCAGTTATTTTGTGCTACAAAATGGCATATTTCATTGAGTGCCTAATTTGAATCTCGTCCTTTTGCTAGGCTTGAAGAGAAGCTCGCTAATGTAGAATCCGAGAATAAAGTTCTTCGTCAGCAGGCTTTGGCCATGGCACAGAATAATAAACTGCTATCAAGAAGTTCAAGGTCAATCATGCAGgtaattcaaaaccaacagTTTGATCAATATGCCGTTGTATATAGAACCTCTAACCTTGTTTATGCTTCGATTTTACAGAGGGCTGAAAGCACAAAAACATCTATAGTAAGTAAATACTTCAGTTAACCAATATGCCATGGAAACAGTCAAGAATGTTAATTTTCCATCATTATACTAGGATTTACGAAGTGCTTCAATGATCGCAAGAGAACAGTTAGATATGGAGGATAGACCTCAAAAATCGCTAAATGAGAAGCAACAAGAGTATCAGGATTTGCTTATCCGATGTGTTGCTCAGCACTTGGGCTTCTCTAGAGGAAGACCTGTTGCAGCCTGCATAATTTATAAATGCCTAAGACACTGGCGATCATTTGAGGCTGAGAGGACAAGCATTTTTGACAGGATAATACAAACAATCGGTCATGCTATTGAGGTAAGAAGTTTGGATCTTCATCATGAAATGTTTGATATCTGGATTTATGATATACATGATATTAACTTCGACATGTCCTTAATGGAAGACCCAGGACAACAATGATATCTTGGCTTACTGGTTGTCCAATGCATCAACTTTATTATTGCTGCTACAACGCACTCTGAAAGCTGGAGGAGGTGCTGGAAATGCACCACAACATCGGCGTACTCCATCAGCCACACTATTTGGGAGAATGACACAGGTAGATATTGTTCAATTTGAAATGTAATCTCGGTACCTGAGTGTTTTCAAGGGTTAAAAATCTGTTTTCCAGAGTTTCCGCAGTACTCCTCAAGGTGTCAATCTTTCTCTACTGAATGACGAATCAGCTGGCACATTACGCCCGGTAGAAGCGAAGTACCCAGCTTTACTGTTCAAGCAGCAGCTGACAGCTTACGTAGAGAAAATTTATGGAATGGTTCGTGATAATTTGAAGAAAGAGATATCTCCAATGCTGGGACTGTGCATCCAGGTGATCAAGTTCAAAACAGTTtgggaaaataataataaattattgttatttttctttaattattAAGTCAAGAAAAGGATGCAAGTTAGATTAATTGTCGATCATTTCCTGTTATGTTACGAATGATATAGGCACCAAGAATATCCAAAGCAAATTTAAGTAAAGGCACAGCCCGTGCTCTAGCAAATGCTGCTGCACAGGAGATTTTAATATCTCACTGGCAAGGAATTGTAAAGAGCCTTGAGAACTTTTTGAACATGCTAAAGACAAATCATGTAAGTACAATATGACACAAATTTTTAGCCCTCCTACTTTTTATGTACAATGATCTCAATTTTCTCCTTACGATTCTCTCGTCGGTAACAAGTTTCAAACCCAGTCGATAATTTGTGTTGTCTCAGCTTTGGACAATGTATCAGAATAATAATGTTCACACGATTTTGTATTCAATCCGTCTTTCAGGTACCTCCATTTTTGGTTCGGAAAGTGTACACGCAAATATTTTCTTTCGTCAACGTGCAGTTATTTAACAGGTGTTGTGCAGTGCAGTACATTAAGTGCTACATATTGATGAGCTTCATTAACAGAATGACAAActaatgttgtttttgtgatttcaGCCTTTTACTGAGACGAGAGTGTTGCTCATTCAGTAACGGCGAGTATGTTAAGGCTGGATTGGCTGAACTGGAGCACTGGTGTTACAAGGCGACAGAAGAGGTACTTTTATCTTTGTTATATTTGATATGACCATCAAAGCTAATAAATATCCTGTTTCTTGCAGTATTCAGGTTCCGCTTGGGATGAGCTCAAGCATATAAGACAGGCTATAGGGTTCCTGGTACTGAATTTTATTCCTTGTTCATTCAATAAGTTATTCCATCGATTGTGTTAGTAAAAATCGTGAAGCATATACAGTCTTCTTTTCTTCATTTCCCCATTGAATGACCGCGTAATGATTTGTGTGGAGTAAACTATTTTAAACGATGGAGAAACAATGAGTTAATAGATACGCAGAACAAGAAAATCCCCTTAGGTACATGCAAAGACACTCTAGAAAGAAGGTAATAATTGAAGGAAGAAGTCAAACTAAAACGAACATGAGAAATTGGTGAGTATTGTTGGTTGTGATTATTTTGAAAACAAAGCTTTGTTCACCGGGAGTATTTGTTGGTTCTTTCaagtatataaacataaatcgaGAAATTGTTTTTGGCATAAATAACACTTAATTTGTCTTAAATAAGTAAGAACTAAACATTTTACCAGGTCAGAGTATGCAAGGCTTATAATTGTGTTGGACTTTTTGGACTACTACTGTCACAGGTAATACACCAGAAGCCAAAGAAGACTCTAGATGAAATTAGCCATGACCTCTGTCCGGTAAAATGCCTAATCATTTTCTTAATAGAATTTATATGAAATCTTCTTATCATCACCCcgatatgtatattttttatCGTTTATAGGTGCTCAGCATTCAACAGCTATACAGAATCAGCACTATGTATTGGGATGATAAATATGGCACACATAGCTTATCCCAGGAAGTAAGTCCTTGTTGATCTTATTTTTCAAGCTCCACTTTTGTACTACTGTCGTGATAGGATATTTTGATTGCTGATTACTTTATGTCTGGCTAATTACATCAACTTCCCCCAGTGTTAGGCCTAATTATCACCTATTACTTCATACTCGGAATTATAATTTTATCCATCTGTGAGGTTTGAAAATGTTCAAACCTTTTGTGTTAAGACTATTTTACTTTTCTTCATCCATTTATTTCTCAAGGTGATACTGGAAATGATATTTTATGCTCCTAGTCTAGTTTTTATccctttttgttttgttttattaacttgttttcttttgtaagATGTAACTAGCTTCTTTTAGGTGTTTCAATACTAGCTTCACAATTCAATCAATGGCACAAAGGGCCAAAAACAGAGCATATAACCTAAGACATGTATCAGATGTTTCagcaataaaaataagaatatattTCGGaatataaaaatcattttcctCGATCAACCAAAATATAATGTGTTTTCTTGTCTTTCGGTGGAGATTTCTTGTGATTTACACTAGTTTTATCGGTCTATTTTTCCCAGGTAATTTCCAACATGAGAATATTAATGACAGAGGATTCAAATAACGCTGTCAGTAGTTCTTTCCTTCTGGATGATGATTCAAGGTTAATTATAAATACTGATCATGCAGCTTCAGTTCATACTGTCTTCATTATTTTCATTCAAGTATTCGCTTGATATAGTTTCACTGAAACCCGATCCTTCATCTTGCAGCATTCCGTTTTCAGTGGACGACCTTTCCAAATCAATGGATCGCTTTGATGTTACAGACATTGAGCCACCACCGCTTATTCGTGAAAATTCAGGCTTCAGCTTTCTATTGCCACAAGCCGATTGATTACATTTAATCATTTTTCCTTCCTAATGTTCAAAGAAACTTCCCTATTGTTCCCCAAAAGGTATGTGTTGAACGACCTGTACTTTTCAAGCACACTCTTTAAGCCGATGCTAATATCTAACTGTGAAACTGCACAACAAAGTGATCGCTCGTAATTATCTTCTAATAAGCTCATCCAACAAGGGAGTTCACCTTTGCTAGCTGCAGTTCCGAAGGAAAGTGCCTTTATAAGACTTGTTGAAGTCCTTTAGCACGACGCTTCATTTATTGGTTTATGCATTTTATGTTACAAGTATCATTCGCGTAGAGGATCATTTGTCAGTTATATAACTCGTACTCAATATTACAGCATTGCCTAGCAAGAATCTCTTATCTATGTTCTCTTATGGCTGCAGAACTCTCAGTTTGAGCTCCCCTGTATGGTGTTTCCTGCTCTGGTTGGAAGGTTTCGATACTGTCAAAACGATTAATGTAGGATGAGAAACCCTTTGTCAGATCATTTAAGGGTGATAAAATCATTGTGGATAC
Proteins encoded:
- the LOC140883104 gene encoding myosin-9-like isoform X3, with amino-acid sequence MSAQVTIIVGSHVWVEDAEVAWIDGEVTKINGQELEIQTSKGAKVTADLSKVYPKDEDAPAGGVDDMTKLSYLHEPGVLQNLSSRYQLNEIYTYTGSILIAINPFQRLPHLYNAHMMEQYKGAPLGELSPHVFAIADVAFRAMFNEGKSNSILVSGESGAGKTETTKMLMQYLAYLGGRKGTEGRTVEQQVLESNPVLEAFGNAKTVRNNNSSRFGKFVEIQFDKNRRISGAAIRTYLLERSRVCQVSDPERNYHCFYLLCAAPQEEIEKYKLEHPKTFHYLNQSNCYELVGVSDAREYLATRRAMDVVGISQKEQDAIFRVVAAILHLGNVEFAKGKEIDSSVLKDDKSKFHLQTTAELLMCDLKALEDALLKRVMVTPEEVIKRSLDPDGATVSRDGLAKTIYSRLFDWLVDKINVSIGQDKDSKCLIGVLDIYGFESFKTNSFEQFCINFTNEKLQQHFNQHVFKMEQEEYTKEEIDWSYIEFVDNQDVLDLIEKKPGGIIALLDEACMFPKSTHETFSQKLYQTFKSHKRFIKPKLSRTDFTIAHYAGEVLYQSDQFLDKNKDYVVPEHQDLLSTSKCSFVAGLFPPLLEETTKSSNKSSKFSSIGSRFKVQLQQLMETLNSTEPHYIRCVKPNNLLKPAIFENVNIMQQLRCGGVLEAIRISCAGYPTRKTFYEFVNRFALLAPEVLEGNNDEKVVCKKILEKMGLTGAQIGKTKVFLRAGQMADLDAHRALKLSNSAKTIQRKTRTHIARKHFVVLREASICMQSICRGRLACRLFKNLKREAASLKIQTNLRGYLARKSHTKLKYSVVVLQTGMRMMTARNEFRYRRQTKAAIAIQAHWRGHRAFSYYKRLIRASIVTQCRWRGRVARKELRKLKMASRETGALKEAKDKLEKYVEDLKLRLQLEKRLRTDLEEAKSQEITKLQQSLEDTQSKLNETSALLLKERETAQRAIEEASSIVKETPVPVEDTAKIEALTAEMEQLKESLKSERQRADESERKCAEAQESSEGKTQKLEETEKRVHQLQESLNRMIYSMSGQFSELKMILCASSNFSSTSGFVARDDLDDDTSTSSDTTSTDSDFTFPAPDSTQENFSSFDPGAFQLIVQDLSAAEISGTENWESDREGAFDDFF